The window CGAGCACTTTGCGGTGCCACCTGGAAAGACAGAAAATTATACGTTCATGGAAATCACCCTGTTTCCTGGGCGATCGTTGGAGGCAAAACGCAAACTATATCAATCAATTGTACGACGATTTGGCGAACTTGGCATTGAACCATCCGATATTTTTATCGTGCTGAACGAACCATCACTGGATAATTGGGGTATACGTGGTG of the Desulfobacterales bacterium genome contains:
- a CDS encoding tautomerase family protein; translated protein: MPLARIEVRKGRPAEEVAAIMEAVYQAQREALKVPEGDRQIRYIEHKPEHFAVPPGKTENYTFMEITLFPGRSLEAKRKLYQSIVRRFGELGIEPSDIFIVLNEPSLDNWGIRGGVPASEIDLGFKLDV